In the genome of Drosophila kikkawai strain 14028-0561.14 chromosome 2R, DkikHiC1v2, whole genome shotgun sequence, the window aggcgcgcctgtccaacGCTCCTACCCCCCTAGGGGGGAAACATGTGCCCTCtctttcgcaaaaaaaaaaacttagaaATCGAGCAACTCTCGGTTGGGTAGGGTCCTTCGAAAGCGCCCCCCTAACAACGCCGtctcttttgctcttttctCTCCACAGACACATCGATCACCACCCAGCACGAACGCAAACGGTGCACCAGACTGCGGCAGAGCAACATCGctaacaacagcaacagagacGCGACCCACCGCCCACAGGCAATCGCCAGCGAGCACACGCCCGCATCCTCGAGGATCCAGCGCACGGCAGCGCTGAACACACGCGCTTCGCATCTTGCCCACGATCCCGAGCACGGCCGCATCGCCACCAACCCGGACCAGCCATCTCGCCACGATGTCAAGCACCATTTCATCACCCAGGGACGACGCCTGGATGGGGCTCGCCCTTGAGGAGCTGCTGGATGGTCTCCAGATGGGGTATCGGCCCCAACCTTCACTCCTCGCGCCACTCCGTGTGGCCGGAGGCCGCAGACAAATCCTGTCCGCGGAGCAGCTCGACGTCCCGCCGGATCATCGATTCGGCCCAATACGGGTGGACACCACCCCGCCACGACCACGGCCAATCGAGGCCGCCCACACGCCTGCCGACCAGGGCAAGCAGCCACTCACGGATCAAGGGCCGCCGCCTTTGGTCCCGCTACGCACAACCCGGGCTCCATCGACCCAAGCCACCCAAGGGCAAGCCCCAGGAGGGAAGCCACCGCCACGGGAGGCACCACACACCAGCCGGCTGTCCACGACGCCTACCGGCAACCAGGGGCAGCCACCACAGGCAGCACCTCGAGCAGCCCGCCCGTCGACGCGACCGCACACCGGCCGGGTCGCCACGACAACTACCGGACACGAAACCCCATCATCAAGGGCGACGCCGCGAGCTGCCCTCACTTCGGCACGCTCACGCACCGGCCCGACTCCAACAACGCCTGGGACACGCGCAGTCCAGGACCCAGACGGCGAGGTGGAAGCGGCGCTACGAGAGTGCCTAGGCGACCTTCCACCCGACGTGCTGGAGGAGATGGCCCACGGGGCAGAGGGTTTGGACATGGAGGACCTCTTCGGGGAGTCTCCCGACGAAGACGGAGTGCAGATTCCGACGCGCCCCGCCTCCGACCAATCCGTCGACGAGCCACGGACACCGTCACCTCAGTTCCTTCCGGACTACGAGGAGATCTCCAGCGACGAGGGAGAGGCGGATGGGATCATCCAGATCTCCGACTCCGACGACGCCGAGCCAAATGTTAGACCGCCGGGCACCACGCCGCCGTCGGGCCGGGTCCATACGCCACCAGCTGCCGATAACCACCTGCGCGGCCTCATCACCGAGCCAATTACCGCCGACAACGTCACGCGGATACCACGCCGCCGTCGCTCCACGCCAGGCAGAGGGGCCATCGATAAGCCAACACATCGACTTGACAACCGACGAGGACTCCGAAGACGAGAGGCCAGCCGTGGCCGTACCGAGCCGCCCCCCGCTACtaacacccggcgaatacgccgctgCAGTGGCTCGACGCAGGGCGTCCTCCGCCGGGCCGGTTCGGCCAATCAACCCGGAGCCACGTTCGGCCAGGGACCGACCACCCACACCAGCACCGGCACGCCGAGGCCACCGACGGAGCGCGCCCTGGGTGGACagtagagctgggaaaaaatcgattctcAGCGAATCgattattttcgattttttagaaaataaaatcgattaaatcgattaaatcgaaaacaaaacttttttattttttacttcaaataaattcagaaaaaaccagaacttaaatttatttacataatcattcttaaacaataaacccaaaatgtattcataataaatcaaattaatttttctggCCATAACCAgtgattaattgattttttgttttaataaaaatattttgtttctttattttaaataaaattattcaaagcctttattttaaatatagtaacttattttaaacaaaaatatttaaaataaaggttcataaaataagaagcaaaataaatataaaaacaaaaaatcaaaatcaattatttactggatatttccagaaaaattaaattaaattaaatgagatcacaaaaaaccaaaaatattttcaaattataaaaatatcaaaattcgACTAGCCAGTGGTTTTTGTTGGCAAAAACGAgcttatttaaagttttgggTTTTAAAGCCGCACGTTTATCGGTTATAATACATCCAGCATTACTAAATACTCGCTCTGCTTCTGTTGAGCTAGCTGAAACGCACAGATAGAGCAAAGCATGGACCTTGTCGATTAATCGATTCTTTCTAAGCCGAATCGATGCATCGACCGAAAAGAaagaatcgatttaatcgatgttGACATCGATTTATTCCCAGCTCTAGTGGACAGCCCCAGCGAATCCTCGTCCGAGGAAGAGTTGCCCCGCGATCGCCAAGGTCAcacccgctgactacccgttcCCGACGGCTGGAGCACGCCCAACGGCACGCTACCCGCCGGGCTCATCAGTCGGATCCAGCAGCGACTTCTAATAGCCAGACGAAGGGCCCGACGCTATCTGGAGGAGGAACAGGGTCAGCGATTCCGGGTGCAGCAGAACCGGGACGACCACGTCCGGCTCTTCCTACACCCCACCCGGAGTAAGGAGGGAGTGTGACGACACGACTGGTCGCTAcaaccttatatatatatgtatggtaAATAATACCCTACAATTTAAGCTTAGACCTAATCATGTACATATTatacctaaaattaagactaaaactaagcacacacactcaccccgcacacccggcatgaagccatacacacacacacactcacacacacacatcacccggcatgaagccaaataaaccccCCGAAGGGAAGTTCAAAACGAGCACTAAGCTTTGAAGTTacgcgcgcaagtggcaacgctgtcggcgatagtgtcagcatctggcaacgccaggatcgatcgcggcagcgctgccggcaggaattaggtcacggccacactgcgGAAATTAGGTCAATTGAATCCTCGCAAAATTCTCGATCGCGCAAGTCGTGTCGCTCCGTAAGTGAAGAGTTCAAGTGCCAAaaccgcgtgtccgcgtcgGGACCTAATTATCCTGTAGGACCTCGAAGGACATCCAGccagggtgagcatggccgccggccattaaatatattgggGATCTATCCCACCCCCGCCGCCAGAAGTtattttatcaataaaattaCCTAATTAGAAAACATGTGCTTAAATCAAATTGTGCGTTTTCCCTGTCTTCGTTcgcgggccggcgcccctcgccggcagtgaccaattcccctcctgctttccccgtagcaccggagtaattccgggtgcaggcgaaagccggacgggaacgggagcccgtggctgctggatttttccggtCCCCTTTCCCCCTTGCCcatcagagagccatcccgctgctggatttttccgggcgaggatctggggtTTGTCGCTGGATATTTTTCCGATCCAACTGTCCCGCTgatggattcttccgagcggacgcaggcatcggctgctggatATCTCCGACCCGTTGTCTtgtcccaacggacgccgcgctgctggatctttccgagcgtgggcgtggctgctggattattccgagccctctgagcaatcctgccgctggattcttccgggcgaggatttggggctggctgct includes:
- the LOC121502040 gene encoding uncharacterized protein is translated as MGYRPQPSLLAPLRVAGGRRQILSAEQLDVPPDHRFGPIRVDTTPPRPRPIEAAHTPADQGKQPLTDQGPPPLVPLRTTRAPSTQATQGQAPGGKPPPREAPHTSRLSTTPTGNQGQPPQAAPRAARPSTRPHTGRVATTTTGHETPSSRATPRAALTSARSRTGPTPTTPGTRAVQDPDGEVEAALRECLGDLPPDVLEEMAHGAEGLDMEDLFGESPDEDGVQIPTRPASDQSVDEPRTPSPQFLPDYEEISSDEGEADGIIQISDSDDAEPNVRPPGTTPPSGRVHTPPAADNHLRGLITEPITADNVTRIPRRRRSTPGRGAIDKPTHRLDNRRGLRRREASRGRTEPPPATNTRRIRRCSGSTQGVLRRAGSANQPGATFGQGPTTHTSTGTPRPPTERALGGHSSGQPQRILVRGRVAPRSPRSHPLTTRSRRLEHAQRHATRRAHQSDPAATSNSQTKGPTLSGGGTGSAIPGAAEPGRPRPALPTPHPE